A section of the Malania oleifera isolate guangnan ecotype guangnan chromosome 2, ASM2987363v1, whole genome shotgun sequence genome encodes:
- the LOC131148235 gene encoding MLP-like protein 423: protein MRKMKGKVVLNMRAERAWEIYRDNEIMSKINPQMLARAEYTHGDGSPGSLRKFKLGPAVCTYVKESTEKIEMVERGRSVTYSVVGGELRSMYDPYRVTFSFTPLQQLMEGEEAQQCIAEWTAEYEPLTPTVPPPEKAKDIALGFLKSFDDFH from the exons atgagGAAGATGAAGGGAAAAGTGGTGTTAAACATGAGGGCGGAGAGAGCATGGGAAATATATAGGGACAATGAGATCATGAGCAAAATAAATCCACAAATGCTCGCCCGTGCCGAATACACCCATGGTGATGGCAGCCCTGGCAGTCTCCGGAAGTTCAAGCTTGGCCCCG cTGTGTGCACTTATGTGAAAGAATCAACGGAGAAGATAGAGATGGTGGAGAGGGGGCGGTCGGTGACGTATAGCGTGGTGGGAGGAGAGCTGCGCAGCATGTATGATCCATACAGGGTGACCTTCTCTTTCACTCCCCTTCAGCAACTTATGGAAGGAGAAGAAGCACAGCAGTGTATTGCGGAGTGGACGGCTGAGTATGAGCCCCTCACTCCCACTGTGCCTCCGCCTGAGAAAGCCAAGGATATTGCTCTTGGATTCCTCAAATCTTTTGACGACTTCCACTGa